The Thiorhodovibrio frisius genome segment CTCGCCGATAGGGTCGCCTGTGGGCGGGGTGGCCGGGTAGGCGAGATAATCGGCCAGGTGCCAACGGTCCGCGTCGTCGAGCGAGCGGAACCAGCCGAGCGTGGTGTCGTTGTCGTGGGTGCCGGTGTAGACGACGGAGTCCGTCTCGTGGCGACAGGGCAGGTAAGGGTTGTCTGCGCCGCCGTCGAAGGCAAATTGCAGGATTTTCATCCCCGGCATGCCATATTTTTTGCGCAGCGCAGTGACTTCGTCGGTGATGACGCCAAGGTCCTCGGCCACCAGCGGCAGGGTGCCAAACTCCGCAGCCAGGCGCTCGAATAATGCGTCTCCGGGAGCCGGCACCCAACATCCGTTGATGGCGACCGGCTCGCTTGCGGGGATTTCCCAGTAGGCTTCAAAGCCGCGAAAGTGATCAATGCGGATAATGTCGAATAGACTGAGTTGGGTGCGGATGCGCTCGATCCAGAAGGTGAAACCATTGCTTTTGAGCCGATCCCAACGGTACAGCGGGTTACCCCAGCGTTGGCCGGTTTCCGAGAAATAATCCGGCGGCACGCCCGCAACGACACGGGTGCTGCCGTCGGGATTCAGGTCGAAGTCATCCGGTCGCGCCCACACCTCGGCGCTGTCGTGGGCGACGAAAATGGGCATGTCGCCAAATAATTTGACGCCCCGGCTGTTGGCATGTTCGCGCAGTGCGGCCCACTGGGTGAAAAAGACAAACTGCTCCCAGCGGATGTACTCGATCCGATCGGCCAGTTTTGTTCTTGCCTGCTTCAGCGCGCGGCTCTCGCGTTTGCGCAATCCTTTGGGCCACTGCCACCAGGGTTGGGCGCGGTCCTCGCTGATGGCGCGAAACAGCGCGTAGTCCTCAAGCCAGTAGTCGTGCTGGCTGGTAAAACGGGTGAGGGCGGCTTTATCCTCATCACCTGCCACCTGACGGAAGCCGTGGTAGGCCAGTCGCAGCGCGGCAGGCTTGGCGCGCGGGTCATCAAGGTTGTCCGGAAGTTGATCCAGCCAGCCCGACTTGAGTAAGGGGTCCAGGCCGATGAGGCGCGGATCGCCCGCGTGCGCCGAACTGGTCTGATAGGGCGACAGATCGCCCTGTGGCGGCCCAACCGGTAGCATCTGCCAGGCGCTCAGACCGCTGTCGGCCAGGAAGTTGACGAAATTGAACGCCTCCCAGCCAAGATCGCCACAGGTACCGGCGCCGGGCAGGGAGGTGATGTGCAGCAGCAGGCCCGCGCGTCGCTGGTGCAGCGTGGCGGCGGATCTTTGGTCAGGGTATGTCATGCAAGCTTCAGGTCCGGGTTGATGTACTGCGTCAGAGTCCAGATCGGCACAGGTGTGGAACGGGGCGCGTCAGGAATGCGTCTGTCCTATGTTAACATTATGCCTTTCAAGGGTGCCGGGCATCGCAACTTTGGGCATGGCAACCTCAGGAATTGCAACCCTAAGAATTGCAACCCTAAGAGTTGCAACTCAGTGAAGGATTGGCCGCCAGCTTCTGGCGTCCCATCATCCTGACCCGAAAAATGCCCGGCCTTGCATACTCAGCGCACTGCGCCTGCTTGCGTGCGCCGCCTTTACTCAGACTACCCACTGCGGAACTGCTAAAACCATGGCTACTGTCGAGAAGACGCCCAGCAACTTGCCGGAACCGCTGCGCTTAATCGTCGAAGCGCGTCATCATGACCCTTTTGAAGTCCTTGGGCGCCACGCGCTTGAGGACGGGCGAGCTGTGGTGCGGGTGTTTCTGCCGCAGGCTGAGCGAGTGCGACTAAACGGCGGTCAGCTTGAGCTTGACCGTGTGCCAGGTACCGATCTTTTCGTGTGGGAGGGCGACGCAGAACTGGTCGCTGGCCATTATCTGATCGACTGGTACGACAAACAGGGCCAAGTCCATACCCAGTATGACCCTTACCTCTTTGGCCCGCAGTTGAGTGACTTCGACCTGCATCTGTTCGGCGAGGGGCGTCACTGGCATGCCTATCGCTTTCTTGGTGCCCACCAACGTCGCCTTGAAGGGACTGGGGAGAGGGGCGAGGATGGCATAGAGGGCTTCGCCTTCGCGGTCTGGGCGCCGAGCGCGGCGCGCGTTAGCGTGATCGGGGAGTTTAACGACTGGGATGGGCGTGTTCATCCGATGCGCGTTCGACCGGGTACTGGCGTGTGGGAGTTGTTCATCCCTGGGCTCGCGCCAGACCAACTTTATAAGTTTGAGATTCGCGATCAGGCTGGTCTGCCGCTGGTCAAGATCGATCCCTATGGCAACGCCTTTCAGAAGCGCCCGGAGACGGCGGCGATTTTGCAGGGGCCGAGTGCGTTTCAATGGCGCGATGCGCAATGGCTGGAGCAGCGCGCCAAGCGTAACTGGCAAGAGCAGCCGCTGTCCGTCTATGAGGTGCATCTGGGCTCCTGGCAGCGCGCCGAAGATGGCGGCTTTCTGAATTATCGGGATTTGGCCGAGCGCCTGGGCGATTACTGCGCAACCATGGGGTTTACCCACATTGAGCTGATGCCCGTCACTGAACATCCGCTCGACGCCTCCTGGGGCTATCAGGCCACCGGCTATTTTGCGCCGACTGCTCGTTTTGGCACTCCGGACGATTTTCGTTTTTTTGTCGATCATCTGCACGAGCGCGGCATTGGCGTGCTGCTTGACTGGGTGCCGGCGCACTTTCCGCGTGATACAACGGCGCTCGGGCGTTTTGATGGGACGGCGCTGTTTGAGCACGCTGATCCGCGTCAGGGTGAGCACCGCGACTGGGGAACCTACATCTTTAATTTCGGGCGCCATGAGGTGAAGAACTTCCTGCTCTCAAGCGCGCTTTATTGGCTGGATGAATATCATATCGACGGCCTGCGCGTCGATGCCGTGGCGTCCATGCTCTATCTGGACTATTCGCGCAAGGAAGGCGAATGGATACCGAATAAATACGGCGGTAATGAAAATCTCGATGCGATTGAATTTCTGCGGCAGTTAAACACAGTCACCCACGAGCAGCATCCTGGCACCCTGATGATTGCCGAGGAGTCCACCTCTTGGCCGCAGGTTTCGCGCCCAACCTACTTGGGTGGTCTCGGCTTCAGCATGAAATGGAATATGGGTTGGATGCACGACACACTCTCCTATATGGAGAAGGACCCCATCTACCGCCATTACCATCATGACCTGCTCACCTTCGGGCTGCTCTATGCCTTTACCGAGAACTTTGTGCTGCCTTTCTCGCACGATGAAGTGGTTCATGGTAAGCGCTCAATGATCGACAAAATGCCGGGTGATGCCTGGCAGAAATTCGCCTCGCTGCGGCTGCTTTATACCTTCATGTATGCCTATCCGGGCAAGAAGCTGCTGTTCCAGGGCTGTGAATTCGCCCAGGGGCAGGAATGGAACTTCGACGAGGCACTCGACTGGTATCTGCTCGAGCGCCAGCCGCACTTGGGTATCAAGCAGATTGTTGCGGATTTAAATCGGCTGTATCAGGACTTGCCGGCGCTTCATCAGGTGGATTTTGACAGCAGTGGTTTCGAGTGGATTGACTGTCACGATAGCTCCCAATCGGTGTTGAGCTTTGTGCGCAAGTCGAAGGATCAAAAGCAGATTGTCGCGGCTGCCTTTAATTTCACCCCGGTGCCGCGCGAGAATTATCGCATCGGTGTGTCGCGCGCCGGTTTCTACCGTGAGGCAATCAATTCCGATGGTGCCTTTTACGGCGGTAGCAATGTTGGCAATCAAGGCGGTGTGCATTCCGAGGCATTGAGTTGGATGGGGCGAGAACACTCCATTCCCATTGCTCTGCCACCACTGGCGGGCGTCATCATGGTGTTGGAGCCTGATGAATCCCTCGCAGCCGATGAGCCGGCGATCGGCAAGGCTGCGGTGCGGCCGGAAGGCGACCCCCAGATGGACCAGGCCAGTGGTCCGAACAGCGATCAGGCCAGGGATCAAGCAAGTGAAACCACCAGCGCGCTGGCGCCGGGCGCCGATGCCCCGAATTCCGCCGAGCCATCGCAGGCGCCATCCGGGGTTGTGGCCGATTCTGAAACCCAGCGTCCGGGCTGAATGTCGGCTCTGGTTGCCAAAGGCACTTGGCCGAAGCGGGGACAATCAGGCCGTCGAATGATGCTGCCTGTTGCCCGGCTGCTTGATCTGTTCCTGATGGCAGTGCGGACGGTGTCGTTCGCATTGGCCATGAGCTTGATCCTGGCTGCGGCCTTGTTGACGACAACGGGCGCGCGTGCCGCTCCCGCCACCACCTTGCCGGGCAAGCTTGATGCCCAACTGTCCGAATGGGGGCTCGACATCAGCCAGGTTAGCGTTTATGTGCGCGCTGTCGATGCCGAGGAGCCGCGATTGCTGGTCAACCCCGAGACGCCGCGAGTGCCGGCATCGGTGATTAAACTCCTGACTAGCATTGCCGGGCTCGACATTCTTGGTCCGAATTATCACTGGGCAACCGATGTGTACGTTGATGGCCGCGTGGTCGGAGGGCAACTTCAGGGCAATCTCTACATCCAGGGCTATGGTGACCCCTATCTCACAGCCGATGCCTTTGCCGGCATCCTGCGCGCGTTGCGCGTCAAGGGGTTGATCGCCATCGAGGGAGACGTGGTGCTCGATAACAGCTTTCTGGCCCCGCCGGAACAGGAGCGCGGCGACTTTGACGGCGCTGCCCAGCGCAGCTACAACGCCCTGCCGTCGGCTTTGAGCGTCAACCGTCAGGTCACGGACATTCACATCTACCGCGACTGGGTCAATAACGGTGTTGGCGTCTATACCGAGCCGCCGCTGACCGGGGTCGAAATCGTCAATGAAGCGCGCTTGGTCGACGCGCCCTGCGCCCGGCGTTATCACAATCCAATCGCGACCTTTATCCCAGCCACCGAAACCGCCGGTCCCAAATTGCGTATCTCTGGCACCTTTGCCGATGAATGCGGCGAGGAGCAGGTCGGGCGGCTGCTGCTCACACCTGAGCAGCATGCCGCTGCCGCTGTGGACGCCTTGTGGCGGGATCTGGGCGGCAGTATTGGCGGCAAGATTCGCCTCGGCAAGGTGCCCAAGGGCGCGCGTCAGTTCCACCGCGCGCTGTCGCAGCCGCTGGGAGTCATTATTCGCGACATTGACAAAAACAGCAATAACCTGATGGCGCGGATGCTGTTTTTGACTCTTGGCGCGAGCGAAAAAGGGGCTCCCGGTACGCTTGAGAAATCCCGCGATACCATCAATGCTTGGCTCAATAAGCGCGGCCTGCCCATGCCGGAGCTGGTGGCCGACAATGGCTCCGGCCTGTCGCGCGAGACCCGCATCAGTGCCGGCAGTCTGGGCGAACTGCTGAGCTGGAGCTACCGCCAGCCGTGGATGCCCGAGCTGCTGGCCTCCATGTCTATCGCCGGTGTCGATGGCACCACCCGCCGGCGTCTGCGCCGCGAGCCCATTGCCGGGCGCGCGCATCTCAAGACTGGCACTGTGCGGGACGCAAGCTGCATTGCCGGCTATGTGCTCGACCGCAACGACAGGCGCTGGATTGTGGCAGTGCTGGTCAATGGTCAGGATGGCCAGGCTCTGGGTGCCTGGCGCGGCCACGCCGTGCACCACGAGATTCTCCGCTGGGTCTATCGCGGGGCCCCCCTGCCAACCGACAGCGGCGACTAATAGCCTTTTGCCGAGAAAGAATCCTGACGGTCTGGGCCGAGAGCCCCTGGGCAAGCCAAAGCCCGGCCCATTGTTTGCCCGTTTTTTGCTTAAGAATCCGACAGTCTTTGGCAATGATAAACGCAAGCAGTAGGAGTCACACAGGATATGATGGGTGCAAGTCAAACAGTGGATCGTTACATCAGCTTTGAAGGGATCGACTGCGATCAGCGCGCACAGCAGCTTGTCGCTATGGTGCGTCACCGCATTGCGGAATTGGGGGAAGGCTCACAATGGACCGGCTATTTTGTGACAAAACTGGCCGAGGCTGAGCAGCGCGGACAGGATGAGTTGTTCTTTGTCGGCAGCCACGTGAATGCACTACGCGAACTGTTCGCGCTAGACGACGATGAGCAGGGCAATGAACTTCTCGAGGCCCTGGAAGAAGAGTGCTGCTGAGAGGCCCCTCCCTCAGCCGCCAAGCAGCGCGAGAATCCGCCCACGGCCAATAGGGCCGGGGCTGATCGAACAAGGTGGCGGATATTGGCAGTATCGCGTTCGCCGCACAGCAGTGAAAGGCGAGTGTCCGCCAAAGATCGGCAAGTGGGGCAAGTCAGGCGCGGTGCTTTCAGCATTGCTCCCAGGGCAGTCCGCGAAAACGCCAACCACCTTGACTGCTGCGGTGATGGTGTTCGTCCAGATCCCCCTCGAATCCCTCATCGACATGATAAACCGCGCTTAGTCCGTCTTGAATCAGCGCCTTGCCGGCTTCCAGCGAGCGCTTGCCACTGCGGCAGATCAGCACCACGGGCGCGCAGAGCTGACCGGGCTCGCACACCGCGCCGCCCAGCAGCAGCTTGCGAATCTCGGTGGCGAACTGAGGGTTCACGGTCCAGTCCGGCTCGTCGATCCAAGGCACATGCACGGCCCCTTTGGGGTGGCCGACAAACAGAAATTCCATGGTCGAGCGAATGTCCACCAGGATGGCCGCCGGATGTTCGGTGAGCAGGTCCATCGCTTCTTGTGGGGTCAAGCTGTGTGGCAAGTCGGTGGTCATCTGAGTGTTCTCCTTGTAGGGGTATTTGATGCAATTTTTGTTTTCATCCGCGTCGCGGTGGCCGATCCAGGTCGGCAAGCGGTATCATGGCGGGTTTTTCCGCACTTGAGAACCGAGATCATGTCCCAGCTCTCGCCGCTTGAGGCGCAGCTTGTCAAGCGCCGCACCTTCGCCATTATCTCCCACCCGGATGCTGGCAAGACCACACTGACCGAAAAGCTGTTGCTATTCGGCGGCGCCATCCAGATGGCCGGCACTGTCAAGGGGCGCAAGGCCGCGCGCCATGCGACTTCGGACTGGATGGAGCTGGAAAAGCAACGCGGTATCTCGGTGACTTCCTCGGTGATGCAGTTTCCCTATGGCGAGGCTATCGTTAATCTGCTCGACACCCCCGGCCATGAGGACTTTTCTGAGGACACCTACCGCACCCTGACCGCTGTGGATGCGGCCTTGATGGTGATCGACGTGGCCAAGGGTGTCGAGGAGCGCACCATCAAGCTGATGGATGTGTGCCGGTTGCGCAACACGCCCATTCTCACCTTCGTCAATAAGCTCGATCGTGAGGGACGCGACGCTATCGAGATTCTCGACGAAATCGAATCCGTACTGAAAATCCAGTGTGCGCCT includes the following:
- the cowN gene encoding N(2)-fixation sustaining protein CowN, which encodes MDRYISFEGIDCDQRAQQLVAMVRHRIAELGEGSQWTGYFVTKLAEAEQRGQDELFFVGSHVNALRELFALDDDEQGNELLEALEEECC
- the glgB gene encoding 1,4-alpha-glucan branching protein GlgB, which translates into the protein MATVEKTPSNLPEPLRLIVEARHHDPFEVLGRHALEDGRAVVRVFLPQAERVRLNGGQLELDRVPGTDLFVWEGDAELVAGHYLIDWYDKQGQVHTQYDPYLFGPQLSDFDLHLFGEGRHWHAYRFLGAHQRRLEGTGERGEDGIEGFAFAVWAPSAARVSVIGEFNDWDGRVHPMRVRPGTGVWELFIPGLAPDQLYKFEIRDQAGLPLVKIDPYGNAFQKRPETAAILQGPSAFQWRDAQWLEQRAKRNWQEQPLSVYEVHLGSWQRAEDGGFLNYRDLAERLGDYCATMGFTHIELMPVTEHPLDASWGYQATGYFAPTARFGTPDDFRFFVDHLHERGIGVLLDWVPAHFPRDTTALGRFDGTALFEHADPRQGEHRDWGTYIFNFGRHEVKNFLLSSALYWLDEYHIDGLRVDAVASMLYLDYSRKEGEWIPNKYGGNENLDAIEFLRQLNTVTHEQHPGTLMIAEESTSWPQVSRPTYLGGLGFSMKWNMGWMHDTLSYMEKDPIYRHYHHDLLTFGLLYAFTENFVLPFSHDEVVHGKRSMIDKMPGDAWQKFASLRLLYTFMYAYPGKKLLFQGCEFAQGQEWNFDEALDWYLLERQPHLGIKQIVADLNRLYQDLPALHQVDFDSSGFEWIDCHDSSQSVLSFVRKSKDQKQIVAAAFNFTPVPRENYRIGVSRAGFYREAINSDGAFYGGSNVGNQGGVHSEALSWMGREHSIPIALPPLAGVIMVLEPDESLAADEPAIGKAAVRPEGDPQMDQASGPNSDQARDQASETTSALAPGADAPNSAEPSQAPSGVVADSETQRPG
- the malQ gene encoding 4-alpha-glucanotransferase, coding for MTYPDQRSAATLHQRRAGLLLHITSLPGAGTCGDLGWEAFNFVNFLADSGLSAWQMLPVGPPQGDLSPYQTSSAHAGDPRLIGLDPLLKSGWLDQLPDNLDDPRAKPAALRLAYHGFRQVAGDEDKAALTRFTSQHDYWLEDYALFRAISEDRAQPWWQWPKGLRKRESRALKQARTKLADRIEYIRWEQFVFFTQWAALREHANSRGVKLFGDMPIFVAHDSAEVWARPDDFDLNPDGSTRVVAGVPPDYFSETGQRWGNPLYRWDRLKSNGFTFWIERIRTQLSLFDIIRIDHFRGFEAYWEIPASEPVAINGCWVPAPGDALFERLAAEFGTLPLVAEDLGVITDEVTALRKKYGMPGMKILQFAFDGGADNPYLPCRHETDSVVYTGTHDNDTTLGWFRSLDDADRWHLADYLAYPATPPTGDPIGEPMPWPLVRSALASVANLAIIPMQDVLELDGKSRMNRPGTTKGNWTWRFDWSAVDPGLSDRLRHLVQLYGRQPDTD
- a CDS encoding rhodanese-like domain-containing protein, producing MTTDLPHSLTPQEAMDLLTEHPAAILVDIRSTMEFLFVGHPKGAVHVPWIDEPDWTVNPQFATEIRKLLLGGAVCEPGQLCAPVVLICRSGKRSLEAGKALIQDGLSAVYHVDEGFEGDLDEHHHRSSQGGWRFRGLPWEQC
- the dacB gene encoding D-alanyl-D-alanine carboxypeptidase/D-alanyl-D-alanine endopeptidase → MMLPVARLLDLFLMAVRTVSFALAMSLILAAALLTTTGARAAPATTLPGKLDAQLSEWGLDISQVSVYVRAVDAEEPRLLVNPETPRVPASVIKLLTSIAGLDILGPNYHWATDVYVDGRVVGGQLQGNLYIQGYGDPYLTADAFAGILRALRVKGLIAIEGDVVLDNSFLAPPEQERGDFDGAAQRSYNALPSALSVNRQVTDIHIYRDWVNNGVGVYTEPPLTGVEIVNEARLVDAPCARRYHNPIATFIPATETAGPKLRISGTFADECGEEQVGRLLLTPEQHAAAAVDALWRDLGGSIGGKIRLGKVPKGARQFHRALSQPLGVIIRDIDKNSNNLMARMLFLTLGASEKGAPGTLEKSRDTINAWLNKRGLPMPELVADNGSGLSRETRISAGSLGELLSWSYRQPWMPELLASMSIAGVDGTTRRRLRREPIAGRAHLKTGTVRDASCIAGYVLDRNDRRWIVAVLVNGQDGQALGAWRGHAVHHEILRWVYRGAPLPTDSGD